Below is a window of Hydrogenimonas sp. SS33 DNA.
CCGCGGAGCGGGATACAAATTCACCCCCTGAGCGCCATGGTCCCGCTCCGTCACTCCATCTTTTTCAAAATCAATCTCTTTTTCCTCTTCGCCGTGGCGGCGCTGATCTCCTTTTTCGTTATGACGCTGCGGGAGTTCCGAATGCAGGAACTCCAGCTCATCGAACAGCAGGTCATCAAAGATGAAGCGGCAATACGGAAAATCATACTCGCAGGCGAGGAGGATTCGCCCCGAAAATTCAGAGAAAAGGGGTACCGGTATATCGAATATCCCGATGCCGTCCGTCCGAAACTGACACCCGTTTTCCAGATACCGCCCGCCAGTTTTCCGCCCATGGTCGCCGAACGGATCCGGGATGGCCGGCTGCGCATCTACCGCGACGACGACAACCTCTACTTTGAACTGGTCGGGCCCCATCACTCCACGATGATCGCTTCGAGACTGACCATCTACCGGCCCAAATGGATCCCCGTGCTTTTCGGCAGTATGCTGGCGGTACTGATACTCCTCTACTGGACCACGGTACGCAGTTTCAAACCTCTCAAAAAACTGGCGAAACAGATTCAGCGCTTCGGCGAAGGGCATATGGACATCTCCACCAAATCGGAGGAGCGGGACGAGATCGCCTTCGTCGCCAACCAGTTTGACGCGGCGGTCAAAAAGATCCGCGCCATGAAAGAGGCCCGCACACTCTTCATGCGCAACATCATGCACGAGCTCAAAACCCCCATCACCAAAGGGAAACTGAGTGTCGCACTGATGGAAAAGGGAGAGGAGGAGCAGGTACTCAGGCGGGCATTCAACCGGATGGAACAGCTCATCTCCGAAATGGCGGAGGTGGAGATGATCACCTCCCAGTCGCTGGACCTGGTCTTCGAAGATTGTGATCTCAAAAAGATGGTGGAAGCGGTGGAGATGCTGCTCTTTACCGATGTGCTGGATCAGACCATCGCCTACACCTGCGAACCCTGCACCTTCCATGCCGACTGCAAAATGCTGACGATCGTCCTGAAAAACCTCATCGACAACGGTTTGAAATACTCTTCCGACAACCGCGTCGAAGTCTGCTGCAAAAACGGGGAGATTCGTATTATCAACAAAGGGGAACCGCTGGAGAAGAGTTTCAGGGAGATCGTGGAGCCCTTCGTCAAGGGGGAGGCGAACCACTCCCATGCCAACTTCGGGCTGGGGCTTTATATCGTCAAGTCGATCCTCGACGCCCACGGCGCCGAACTCGACTACCTATACCGCAACGGAAAACACTACTTCATCATCAAAGGGTTGAAGCAGGTATCGTGACCCGCTTCAGATGGCCTTGGCGATAAGCCGGTTGAGGCGGGCGTTGAAGTCGGTGATGTCGTCGATCTCCAGCCCCGCCGCCATCTTCGCTTCGTCGAGCACCACGTGGGCGATCTCCCGCGTCGCCGCTTCGTCGTTCTTCTCCAGAAGCTTTTCGAAGATTTCGTGGTTCGGGTTGATCTCCAGTATCGGCTTGGGCGTGGGTACCTCCTGGCCCATCTGGCGCAGAATCTGCTGCATCGCCACATCGGGGTCGTTCTTGTCGAAGACCACGACGGCGGGGGACTCCTTCAGGCGGTTGGTGAGGCGGATATCCTTGACGCTCTCGCCAAGCTCCGCTTTCATGGCGGCGACGATGGAGGCGAACTTCTCTTTTACCTCGTCGCCGACTTCACCCTCCTCTTCCACATTGGCGATATTCTCCAGCGGCGTACCGTCGTATTCGGTGACGGTGGGCATGACGATGGCATCCACCTCGTCGTCGAAGAGGAGCACTTCGATCCCCTCTTCCCGGTACTTCTCCAGCAGCGGAGAGTGGCGGAGCAGGTTTTCGTCCTCGCCCATCAGGTAGTAGATCTTCTCCTGCCCCTCTTTCATCCGCTCCTTGTACTCCCTGAGGGTGACATACCCCTCTCTTTCGCTCGATTTGAAGAGCATCAGCTCAAGCAGCGTCTCCTTGTTTTCGAAGTCGCTGTAGATCCCCTCTTTCAGGGCCTTGCCCATCTCTTTGAAGAACCCTTCGTAGGCTTCCCGGTCTTTCTCCAGGAGTTTTTTCAGCTCACCCAGGATTTTCTTGACACTCGCCTTCTTGATCTTGCTGAGGATAATGTTCTCCTGGAGAATCTCCCGGCTGACGTTCAGGGGCAGGTCTTCCGCGTCGATGATACCCCGCACGAACCGCAGGTAGGTCGGGAGCAGCTCCCGCTCCTCGTCGGTGATGAAGACCCGCTTCACGTAGAGCTTCACTCCAGGCTGGTAATCGACCCTGAAGAGGTCGATGGGCGCCTTTTTGGGAATGTAGAAGAGGGTGTAGTACTCCAGCGTCCCCTCGGCGCGGGTATGGACCCACAGCAGCGGGTCTTCGCTGTCGTGGCTGATCTGCTTGTAGAACTCCCTGTAATCCTCGTCGCTCAGTTCGCTCTTGGGCAGCCGCCACAGGGCGGAGGCTTTGTTGATCTGCTCCTCCTCGCCCTTCTCGTTGACCAGGTAGATCGGGAAGGGGATGTGGTTGGAGTACTTCTCCACGATGCTCTTGATGCGCCACTCGTCGAGGAACTCTTCGGCGTCGTCGCGCATATGAAGGGTGATGTCGGTGCCGTACCCCTCCTTCTGCGCCTCTTCGATCTCGTACTCTCCGTTGCCTTCGCTCACCCATTTCCAGGCCTTCTCCTCCAGGGGCTTGCGGCTCAGGACCTCCACCTTCTTTGCGACCATGAAGGCGCTGTAGAAACCGACACCGAATTGCCCGATGAGATGGCTGTCCTTCTTCGCATCCCCCGTCAGGCTTTCGATGAAGCTTTTGGTGCCGCTCTTGGCGATGGTTCCCAGGTTTTCGATCATATCCTCGTCGTTCATGCCGATACCGGTATCGCTCACCGTCAGGGTCTTCTTCTCCTTGTCGGCCCTGATGACGATCTTGCCGGGCAGGTTCAGCTCCTTGTACTTCTCGTCGGTCAGCTTCAGGTACTCCAGTTTGTCCAGGGCATCGCTGGCGTTGGAGATGAGCTCCCGCAGAAAAATCTCCTTGTTGGAGTAGAGGGAGTGGATCATCAGATGAAGCAGCTGGTTCACTTCGGTCTGGAATTCGTGTTTCGACATGGCAAAACTCCTCGGTTTTTTTGATGGAATTTTACAATCTTGACAATGTTTGTGTCAAGTTTCATAACTTCTTTGCAATCATTTATTTTCCAAAAGGTATTGCATTCGCCTCTGTTTAGCCATGGCTCCACATTCGTATCGTATAATTGGATATTCAATGAGAAGGTAGTGAGTGTATGAGAGAACGTTTGAGACTGTTGACGGCTCTGGTAGCCGTCGTCTTCATCTTTTCCGGATTCTTCGGAGGTGACAAGAGCAAGGATGAGATCCAGAAAGCCCGCCGGGAGATACGGAAGATGATGGCGAACGAGACGCTGCAGATGCTCTACAAATACGCCCCCGACGCGAGGCAGAAGGTCAAGAAAGCCTACGGCTATGCCGTCTTTTCCAATGTGGGCGTCAACCTTTTCCTGCTTTCGACAGAAAACGGCTCCGGCCTGGCCCACAACAACAGGACCGGCAAAGATATCTTCATGAAGATGTTCTCGGGCGGAGTGGGCCTCGGCCTGGGCGTCAAGGATTTCCACATCGCCTTCATCTTCGACAACAAGAAGGTCTTCGACCACTTCGTCAACAGCGGCTGGGAAGCCAACGCCCAGGCCGACGCCAGTGTCGCCGTCACCGTCGCACCGGGTGTGCACCTCTACAAACTGACCAAAAACGGCCTCGCCCTCCAGGCGACGATCCAGGGCACCAACTACTGGAAAGACGACGAACTCAACCGATAAACGAGACGGCATCAGCCGTCTCTGTTTTTTCCCTGATGATCTATATGATCCAAAATGAAATTGGCTGCCGGTCTGTAATATCTTTCCGTAAAATAATAGATAGAATAGGAGTAGAGATAGATCAACAGAATCATGACACCCATAGCCAAACCGTTCGAAAGATCGGTATGTTCACGAAAATCTCTGAAATAGCGGTAGGATATTTGCGCAATCAAAAGCATGAACGGAAAGTGGAGGAGGTATAGACTGTACGAAAAATCCGCCATAAACGGATGAAATTTGGCTGTTATAAAAGATTCTGATGCTTTTGAGATTTTGGGACCGGATTTAATATACAAAATTGTCAATGCAAATACCAGTCCAAGCAGAAAATCTCCCCAAAAACCCTCCTTAAACCGTGAAAACGTCAATACTCCCAAAAACGAAATCCACAATAGCAGGGGAGAATATTTAATCTTTGTTACAAGATTCTCCCTGACAAACCAGATACCTACACCTGTAAGCCATACAAAAAAGTAGAGCAAAATCATTTTATTCAGTACCGCTGCAAGAAAGAGAAAAGCGGAGAGTGCCAAAAATCTATTTTTCCAGGAGTTTGACAATATTATGATCATACCGATAGGGAAAAAGAGATAATACCAAAACTCATAGGCAAGACTCCAAAGCGGGTCATTGGAACCAAAGAGCGGCCCATAACTGTGCTGTAACATCGAAAAGTTGAGTAAAAATGTCTCTATGGTCTCTTTTCCTTTTTCAAAAAACCTGTCATAGGCATTGAAATCATTGAAGAAACGGTATCCGACATGATCCCAGACAAATGTTAGAAAAAGTGCGGGAATCAAAACAATATAAAGACGTATCACTCTCTTTGTAAAATACTTTTTCCAATTGAAATCCTCATTCAACATGCCCCGTAAAACTTCACCTCCGATAAGAAAACCGCTGAGGATGAAAAATATCATTACCGCTTCATGGCCAAGAGAGGTCATATAATAAAAAATTTTCCATTGCCATCCATTTTCTCCAAGTTGGGAATATGGAGGAAAAGTGACAGCCCTGACATGTGAAAGAACCACCATTAATGCCGCTATCCATCGACTCAGATGCAAAAAGGAAGAGAGTACAGGATCAATGTGAAATTTCCGTTCTTTCTGGAATATTCTCATTCCTGGTCCAAACTCCCCGCCGGGCTGACGAACTGGTCGTTGAGTTTGCGGATTGCCGATCGGCTGTATTCGATGACACTGTCAAGCCTTTCGCCGCTGCGGCGGATCCACCCTTTGCCCCAGACGCGAAGCATGGGCCGGTACCAGCGGGTATTGTGCCGGACCGCTTTGGCGATGGCGGGGTCCTTCTCTTCCCACCTGCGCACCAGACGCCCGGCAAGCCAGCTTTTGAGTTTGAAATGAAGGACCAGGAAGAGGAGGACGGCAAAGGCCGTATAGCCCGCCAGCATCGCCGTGGTGGAGGGCAGGATTCCCAGGGCGAAGAGGGCCGCGCCGCCGCCTGCGAAAAGGAGGATGAGCAGCAGGTCGGCCGCCATCACCTTGCGTCCCCAGCTCCTGAGTGCCGTGCTGAGCCGGGGCAGTTTGTCCCGCTGGATCTCCTTGGCGAAATCCTCCAGCGCTTTGGAGATGCGGTAGGCCCGCTCGATCTTCACCCCCTCCATCCGCTCGACGATCTTCGCCAGGTCTTCGTCTTTTTTGCGCTTCAGCCGCTCCGCCACCGACGCATCGTCGATGGGGTTGGCCGCCTCTTCGTTGTAGATGGCGAAAAAGTTCCCCGACACGAGCCCCTGCTGCGAGAGGGCCCGCTGCCACGCCCCGATGACATCTTCCAGGTTGTCCTCTTTGGCGGTGGTGTCGATCTGGTTGAGGATGTAGAGGATCTTGTTGGCGTCCCTGTGGCGCACCGTCGTTCCCACCAGATGCTCCAAAGTGTCGCGCATCGCCCCCGGTTCGGGATGGCGCGCGTCGAAGAAGATCAGCACCAGGTCGCTCATGTCGATGATATGGTCGGTGATGCGAAGAATGGAGTCGCGCTGGCTGTCGGCGTCGAAACCGGGGGAGTCGATCAGAATCTCACCCTTGATGGCGTCGCTCTTGACCGTTTTAAGCTGCAGGTAGAGGTTGACCCGGTTCCCCTCCCCCTTTTCCACCTTTTCCACCTCTTCGCTGATGTTGTAGAAAGGAAAGCGGGGGTCGGCATCCAGCGCCAGGCCGGGAAGAGTCTGGGGCTTTTCGTTGTTGCCGTAGCAGATGACGGTGAATTTGTCGTCCACCGCCTGGTTGCCGCTTTGCTGCACCTTCACCCCCAGGTAGTCGTTGATAAAGGTCGACTTTCCGGCAGAAAAGGTACCCAGTACCGAAATGAGGGGCCACCAGGAGATGTTGGCGGTGTAACTCTCCTCCGGCTCCAGCAACCCAAGCCCATGGGCCGTTTTGTCGAGCTGCTCGTATTGGCTTATCACCTCCAGCAGGACCGGATTCTCCTCCTTCAGATGCTGTTTCAGTTTTTTGTATCGCTCTTTGGGTGTCATATGGCTCCTTTAAAATCTGACGTGACGCGAAACGTGACGTCCTCTCGAAATCTCCGATGGCACAATCAAAATATCACCTCTTCATCCACTGCTCCCGCCGATTCCGCGGGCAGGGGGGAGAGGTCGGTATAGATGACCTTCCGGCCGTTTCTGATGGCGTGGTAGACCCCTTCGGGCTCCTCGAATTTGCGCCTGAATTCCGGATGTTTCTCTACCAGCGCCTTGTAGAAATGGCGTGCCGAGGGGGCCGCGGTCCGTCCGCCGGTTTCATGCTTGGGTAGCGGAGTGTTGTCGTCGTTGCCGAACCAGACGATCGTCTCCACATCGGGGGTGAAAGAGCAGAACCAGGTATCGACGCTGTTGTTGGTCGTACCCGTCTTGCCGGCGATATCCACGCCCCTGACCCTGGCGTTGCGCCCGGTCCCCCGCAATACCACGTCGCGGAGCATATCCACCAGCAGGTAGGCCTGGGGCGCCGGATAGACCCGCTTGCTGTAGACATCGTTGTGCTCGAGCAGATGGCCCCGGTCGTCGGTGACGGAGACGATGAGCCGCGGTTTGTGCAGCACCCCCATGTCGGCGAAAACCGTATAGAGGCGCGCCATCTCCAGGGGCGAGAGGGCGATGTTGCCCAGGGCGATGGAGAGGTTGTAGGGGAGGTCTTTGATGCCGAAAACCTCCAGCTTCCTGTGCAGGGTCGCGATGCCGATCTCGCTGACCAGGTTGATGGTAGCCAGGTTGCGCGAATGGACCAGCGCCTCGCGCAGGGTGATGAGCCCCTTGTAATCCTTTTCATAGTTTTTGGGCTGCCACAGTTTGCTGGTGTTGCCCTCGTCGAAATGGTAGGTCCTGGCGATGTCGGGAATGGTGCTTTCCGGGTTGTACCCCAGCATCAGCGCCGTCTCGTAGATAAAAGGCTTGAAGGCGGAGCCGGGCTGCCTTCGGGAGGAGACGGCCCTGTTGAAGGCGCTTTTGGCGTAGTCGATCCCGCCCACCAGCGCCAGCACATCCCCGGTGCGGCTATCCAGCGCCACCATGGCGCCGTTAAAGGTGTCGGAGAGGTTGGCATCCCTGCTGTGGCGCTTCAGGTAGGCGTCGTAGCCGTATTTCAGCGCATCCCGTGCCATCGCCTGGTAGGTCAGGTCGACGGCAGTGTCGATGCGGTAGCCGCCCGTGCGGATATCGGGGTAGCTCTTCTGCAATTTCCTCACGACCGTGTCGACGATGTAGGGGGCCTTGTTCCGGGTGAGAGTGTCGTCGTAGACCTTCGGCGCCTCCTTGATCTCCCGCAGGTAGGTCGCCTCGTCGATCCACCCCAGCCGCTTCATCCGCTCCAGCACCCGGTTGGCCCGCGCCATGGCATTGGCGTAGTGGCGGGTCGGGTCGTAGGCGCTCGGCGCCTTGGGAAGGCCGACGAGAATGGCGATCTCCTTGAGGCTCAGCTGGTCCAGGTCTTTGTGGAAATAGCCCAGCGCCGCCGTGCGGATGCCGTAGTAGCCGTGGCCGAAAAAGACGGCATTGAGGTAGCGCTCCAGAATTTCGGGCTTGGTCAGCTCCCGCTCCAGGCGGATGGCCAGCAGCGCCTCGATGATTTTGCGCTTCAGCTTCTTCTCCCTCGTCAGCAGGGTCGACTTAACCAGCTGCTGGGTCAGCGTGGAAGCCCCCTCCACCAGTTTCCTGGCCTTGATGTCCCGCACCACGGCCCGGAAAATCGCCTCCGGGTTGATGCCGTGGTGTTCGAAGAAGCGGGTATCCTCGATGGCCACCAGCGCTTCGATGACCCGCCCCGGAATCTCGTCGTAGGGGACGTAGAGGCGGTGCTGCTTGTCGAAGACGTTGGCGATCAGCTTTCCGTTGCGGTCAAAAATCTGGGTCGTTTTGGGCGGGTCGTAACGGACTAGCGGCTCCACCTGCCGGCCGATCTGGAAATAGAGCCAGACCAGGTAGCCCAGGATCGCGATGCCGGCCAGAATACCCAGCTTGAAGAGTAGTGAAAAGCTTTTTTTGATCAATGTCTAAACTCCCGATTGGCGAAATTGGCTTCGATGAGCGCTTTGGTATAGTCCGATGCCGGACGGGCCAGCACCGCCTCCGTCTCTCCACTCTCCATCACCCTCCCTTTGCGGATGACGGTGATCTCACTGCAGAGACGTGCGGCCGTGGCGATGTCGTGGGTGACGAAGAGCATCCGAAACCCCAGCTCCTCCTGCAGCCTGCGCAGCAGGGCCACCACCGTCTGCCTAAGCGCGGCGTCCAGCGCCGTGGTCGGTTCATCCAGCAGCAGCAGCTTCGGCCGCGTCGAGAGCGCCATGGCGATGACGACCCGCTGCAGCTGCCCGCCGGAGAGCTCCGGGGGAAAACGGCGCAGCAAAGCGGCCTCCAGCCCCACCGCCTCCATCATGACCGGGGCGTTTTCGGTCCCCACCACCCACTGGTCGGCGATGCGCGTCAGGGGTGAGAGGGCGGTAAAGGGGTTTTGCGGCACATAGGCCAGCGTCTCGCCCCGCCTGGGCACGAAGTCGCTTTGGCAATCCATCTCGCTCTCGAACCCTTTGGGGAGCATCCCCAGCAGCGCCTTGAGCGTCAGGCTCTTGCCGCTGCCGCTCTCCCCCACCAGCGCCAAGGCCTGCCGGATCGTGAAAGCAATGTCGACGAAAACCCGGCGCCCCCGCCGTATGACCAGCCTTCGGCAGACGATCTCACCCATGCAGCCGCTCTTCGATCATCCCGAAAACTTCCCCGTAGACTTTCACCGGCACCGAGGTACGCAGAATGAGGCGCAATATGGGCGCCGGCACCGTCGGTGGGCGGATCACCCCCACCAGGTAGCCCGCCTCCTCCAGCGTCCTGCCCAGTGCCTGCGCCGTGGCGATATCGGGCATCGGCACGGGGACGATCATCCCTTCGGGCCGAAAACCGAGCACCTTTTTTGCCACTGCTTTACGCTTTTCGATCTTTCGGCGCAGCTTTTTGCGCTTCTTCGCCACCCATGCAAACCCCTCGTGGGCCAAAGCGGTATCGAAAAGCGACGGCGCCGTGGCGTAGATGAGGGGTTTGGCCCGGTTGTGGAGGTAAGCAACAAGGGTTTCGCTCCCCAGGATATAGGCGCCGTAGCTGCCGTAGGCCTTCCCCAGGGTTCCCATCTTCACATGGCGTTCGCCCGGGGCGATGCCGTAGTGGTCGAACACCCCCAGCAGGCGGGGGCCCACGGTGCCGTTGCTGTGGGCTTCGTCGACGACCATCAGCATATCAAACCATTCGGCGATCTCGAAAAATTCCCGCTTCAGAAGGTCCCCCTCCATCGAGTAGACCCCCTCCACCGCCAGAATGCGCCGCCCGCGCACCGGCGTCTCGGCCAGCTTTTCGAGCAGGTCTTCCGGGTCGTTGTGGGCAAAGGTGACGACCCGCCCCTGCACCGATTTCGTCGCCGCCATTCCGCTGGCGTGGTAGCTTTCGTCGATGAAAAGCGCATCCTTTCGCCGCACCAGCGCCTCGATGAGCCCCAGGTTGGCCAGAAAGCCGCTTCCCACCACCGTCGCGGCGGCGAACCCG
It encodes the following:
- a CDS encoding ArsS family sensor histidine kinase; protein product: MVPLRHSIFFKINLFFLFAVAALISFFVMTLREFRMQELQLIEQQVIKDEAAIRKIILAGEEDSPRKFREKGYRYIEYPDAVRPKLTPVFQIPPASFPPMVAERIRDGRLRIYRDDDNLYFELVGPHHSTMIASRLTIYRPKWIPVLFGSMLAVLILLYWTTVRSFKPLKKLAKQIQRFGEGHMDISTKSEERDEIAFVANQFDAAVKKIRAMKEARTLFMRNIMHELKTPITKGKLSVALMEKGEEEQVLRRAFNRMEQLISEMAEVEMITSQSLDLVFEDCDLKKMVEAVEMLLFTDVLDQTIAYTCEPCTFHADCKMLTIVLKNLIDNGLKYSSDNRVEVCCKNGEIRIINKGEPLEKSFREIVEPFVKGEANHSHANFGLGLYIVKSILDAHGAELDYLYRNGKHYFIIKGLKQVS
- the htpG gene encoding molecular chaperone HtpG, coding for MSKHEFQTEVNQLLHLMIHSLYSNKEIFLRELISNASDALDKLEYLKLTDEKYKELNLPGKIVIRADKEKKTLTVSDTGIGMNDEDMIENLGTIAKSGTKSFIESLTGDAKKDSHLIGQFGVGFYSAFMVAKKVEVLSRKPLEEKAWKWVSEGNGEYEIEEAQKEGYGTDITLHMRDDAEEFLDEWRIKSIVEKYSNHIPFPIYLVNEKGEEEQINKASALWRLPKSELSDEDYREFYKQISHDSEDPLLWVHTRAEGTLEYYTLFYIPKKAPIDLFRVDYQPGVKLYVKRVFITDEERELLPTYLRFVRGIIDAEDLPLNVSREILQENIILSKIKKASVKKILGELKKLLEKDREAYEGFFKEMGKALKEGIYSDFENKETLLELMLFKSSEREGYVTLREYKERMKEGQEKIYYLMGEDENLLRHSPLLEKYREEGIEVLLFDDEVDAIVMPTVTEYDGTPLENIANVEEEGEVGDEVKEKFASIVAAMKAELGESVKDIRLTNRLKESPAVVVFDKNDPDVAMQQILRQMGQEVPTPKPILEINPNHEIFEKLLEKNDEAATREIAHVVLDEAKMAAGLEIDDITDFNARLNRLIAKAI
- a CDS encoding acyltransferase, whose protein sequence is MRIFQKERKFHIDPVLSSFLHLSRWIAALMVVLSHVRAVTFPPYSQLGENGWQWKIFYYMTSLGHEAVMIFFILSGFLIGGEVLRGMLNEDFNWKKYFTKRVIRLYIVLIPALFLTFVWDHVGYRFFNDFNAYDRFFEKGKETIETFLLNFSMLQHSYGPLFGSNDPLWSLAYEFWYYLFFPIGMIIILSNSWKNRFLALSAFLFLAAVLNKMILLYFFVWLTGVGIWFVRENLVTKIKYSPLLLWISFLGVLTFSRFKEGFWGDFLLGLVFALTILYIKSGPKISKASESFITAKFHPFMADFSYSLYLLHFPFMLLIAQISYRYFRDFREHTDLSNGLAMGVMILLIYLYSYSIYYFTERYYRPAANFILDHIDHQGKNRDG
- a CDS encoding dynamin family protein, which codes for MTPKERYKKLKQHLKEENPVLLEVISQYEQLDKTAHGLGLLEPEESYTANISWWPLISVLGTFSAGKSTFINDYLGVKVQQSGNQAVDDKFTVICYGNNEKPQTLPGLALDADPRFPFYNISEEVEKVEKGEGNRVNLYLQLKTVKSDAIKGEILIDSPGFDADSQRDSILRITDHIIDMSDLVLIFFDARHPEPGAMRDTLEHLVGTTVRHRDANKILYILNQIDTTAKEDNLEDVIGAWQRALSQQGLVSGNFFAIYNEEAANPIDDASVAERLKRKKDEDLAKIVERMEGVKIERAYRISKALEDFAKEIQRDKLPRLSTALRSWGRKVMAADLLLILLFAGGGAALFALGILPSTTAMLAGYTAFAVLLFLVLHFKLKSWLAGRLVRRWEEKDPAIAKAVRHNTRWYRPMLRVWGKGWIRRSGERLDSVIEYSRSAIRKLNDQFVSPAGSLDQE
- a CDS encoding PBP1A family penicillin-binding protein encodes the protein MIKKSFSLLFKLGILAGIAILGYLVWLYFQIGRQVEPLVRYDPPKTTQIFDRNGKLIANVFDKQHRLYVPYDEIPGRVIEALVAIEDTRFFEHHGINPEAIFRAVVRDIKARKLVEGASTLTQQLVKSTLLTREKKLKRKIIEALLAIRLERELTKPEILERYLNAVFFGHGYYGIRTAALGYFHKDLDQLSLKEIAILVGLPKAPSAYDPTRHYANAMARANRVLERMKRLGWIDEATYLREIKEAPKVYDDTLTRNKAPYIVDTVVRKLQKSYPDIRTGGYRIDTAVDLTYQAMARDALKYGYDAYLKRHSRDANLSDTFNGAMVALDSRTGDVLALVGGIDYAKSAFNRAVSSRRQPGSAFKPFIYETALMLGYNPESTIPDIARTYHFDEGNTSKLWQPKNYEKDYKGLITLREALVHSRNLATINLVSEIGIATLHRKLEVFGIKDLPYNLSIALGNIALSPLEMARLYTVFADMGVLHKPRLIVSVTDDRGHLLEHNDVYSKRVYPAPQAYLLVDMLRDVVLRGTGRNARVRGVDIAGKTGTTNNSVDTWFCSFTPDVETIVWFGNDDNTPLPKHETGGRTAAPSARHFYKALVEKHPEFRRKFEEPEGVYHAIRNGRKVIYTDLSPLPAESAGAVDEEVIF
- a CDS encoding ATP-binding cassette domain-containing protein, coding for MGEIVCRRLVIRRGRRVFVDIAFTIRQALALVGESGSGKSLTLKALLGMLPKGFESEMDCQSDFVPRRGETLAYVPQNPFTALSPLTRIADQWVVGTENAPVMMEAVGLEAALLRRFPPELSGGQLQRVVIAMALSTRPKLLLLDEPTTALDAALRQTVVALLRRLQEELGFRMLFVTHDIATAARLCSEITVIRKGRVMESGETEAVLARPASDYTKALIEANFANREFRH
- a CDS encoding pyridoxal phosphate-dependent aminotransferase family protein, translated to MYEKELAALRRANRFRAPVMADAKKTDMASNDYLGLAHKRKLFRRACKRVGRYGWHGPKSSLMVGGYHPIHEAFERALCEANGFAAATVVGSGFLANLGLIEALVRRKDALFIDESYHASGMAATKSVQGRVVTFAHNDPEDLLEKLAETPVRGRRILAVEGVYSMEGDLLKREFFEIAEWFDMLMVVDEAHSNGTVGPRLLGVFDHYGIAPGERHVKMGTLGKAYGSYGAYILGSETLVAYLHNRAKPLIYATAPSLFDTALAHEGFAWVAKKRKKLRRKIEKRKAVAKKVLGFRPEGMIVPVPMPDIATAQALGRTLEEAGYLVGVIRPPTVPAPILRLILRTSVPVKVYGEVFGMIEERLHG